Proteins encoded by one window of Aerosakkonema funiforme FACHB-1375:
- a CDS encoding MerR family transcriptional regulator encodes MKLPRYRLGDPIFPSESDANQAEASSHVLASYLENQESSCTIKLMEDETGKTVEIPALAMQLLLEILVHTAEGKPVKITPYTKELEIYQAAALLNVSDKYIWDLQDAGKIPYKIVGNSRKMRYQDVIEYKKRMRAEQMKGMDELVAQSQALGLYD; translated from the coding sequence ATGAAACTTCCCAGATATCGACTCGGCGATCCGATTTTCCCAAGCGAATCAGACGCAAATCAGGCGGAAGCTAGTAGCCACGTTTTGGCATCATACTTAGAAAATCAAGAATCTTCCTGCACTATTAAACTGATGGAAGATGAAACAGGTAAAACAGTGGAAATACCCGCGCTTGCCATGCAGCTACTGCTGGAGATTTTGGTGCATACAGCGGAAGGAAAGCCAGTAAAGATTACGCCGTACACAAAAGAGCTAGAAATATATCAAGCAGCCGCTCTCCTAAATGTATCAGATAAGTATATATGGGATTTACAGGATGCTGGCAAAATTCCATACAAGATAGTGGGGAATAGTCGCAAGATGCGCTATCAAGATGTAATTGAGTATAAAAAGCGAATGCGTGCAGAACAAATGAAAGGTATGGATGAGTTAGTTGCCCAATCGCAAGCGCTGGGTTTGTACGATTGA
- a CDS encoding DUF433 domain-containing protein gives MTILFPAEPVPLEVHPDGVVRMVGTRVTLDTIVAAFNQGATAEEIVFQYPSLQLADVYATICFFLRHRPYVELYLQERQQEATEIRKLNEAKSEPQGVRDRLLARQTQ, from the coding sequence ATGACGATTTTATTTCCAGCCGAACCCGTACCCTTGGAAGTCCACCCTGATGGGGTGGTGCGAATGGTGGGAACGCGGGTTACACTAGATACAATTGTTGCTGCTTTCAATCAAGGGGCGACTGCGGAGGAGATTGTGTTTCAGTACCCATCTTTGCAACTAGCTGATGTGTATGCTACGATCTGTTTCTTTTTGCGCCATCGTCCTTATGTGGAATTATATTTGCAGGAACGGCAACAAGAGGCTACGGAAATTCGTAAATTAAATGAGGCTAAATCTGAGCCTCAAGGGGTGCGCGATCGCTTACTAGCACGCCAGACACAATAA
- a CDS encoding DUF5615 family PIN-like protein: MLRFLADQNFNNNIIRGLQRRQPELDIVCYQDVGVFGTDDSIVLEFAAKDGRVLLTHDVAKITQYVYQRLEAGLSVPGVFQVGFDVPIIRAIEDILLLAEYSLDGEWEGQVRYLPL, encoded by the coding sequence ATGTTGCGATTTTTGGCCGATCAAAACTTCAATAACAATATCATAAGAGGCTTACAGCGTCGGCAGCCAGAATTAGATATTGTTTGTTATCAAGATGTTGGTGTTTTTGGGACAGATGACTCTATTGTGTTAGAATTTGCGGCGAAAGATGGGAGAGTTTTGCTTACCCATGACGTAGCTAAAATTACACAATATGTTTATCAACGACTTGAGGCAGGATTATCTGTACCGGGAGTGTTTCAAGTAGGCTTTGATGTTCCCATCATTCGCGCTATTGAAGATATTTTGTTATTGGCAGAGTACAGCCTTGATGGCGAATGGGAGGGGCAAGTGCGTTATTTACCTTTGTGA
- a CDS encoding S1 family peptidase, with the protein MDLSLIALGTCLTAIASLNGLVMVSAVAALPNVNNSLDRANKLSLEVAQSRSRNNISVAEIAREVTVRILENDGGGSGVIIDRQGQTYTVLTCAHVVERGDRYTILTSDGRSYSGRLQRSTRFGDNDLAIVQFTSDRSYQVAMMGNSNSLAIGDEVYASGFPNWRFLNRDAIENTRDWGLRAFRLTKGYVEMVAERSLPRGYQLGYTNEIEDGMSGGPVLNNKGELVGINGRLKFPPQGIQAYRFADGSAPSQALFKQMEALSWAIPIATFQQRFR; encoded by the coding sequence GTGGATCTATCGTTAATTGCTTTGGGGACTTGTTTGACAGCGATCGCTTCATTAAATGGGCTAGTCATGGTATCAGCGGTGGCAGCTTTACCTAATGTTAATAACAGTTTGGATCGGGCAAACAAATTATCTTTAGAAGTTGCTCAAAGCCGCTCGCGCAATAACATTTCCGTAGCAGAAATAGCAAGAGAAGTAACGGTGCGGATTTTAGAGAATGACGGTGGCGGTTCTGGTGTAATCATCGATCGACAGGGGCAAACCTACACAGTTTTGACTTGCGCTCATGTGGTGGAAAGAGGCGATCGCTATACAATTCTAACCTCAGATGGGCGCAGCTATTCTGGTCGGTTGCAGCGCTCTACCCGATTTGGAGATAACGATCTAGCCATAGTACAATTTACTAGCGATCGATCTTATCAAGTTGCGATGATGGGAAATTCCAATTCCCTAGCAATTGGCGATGAGGTATACGCTTCTGGATTTCCGAATTGGCGCTTTCTGAACCGAGATGCGATCGAAAATACCCGCGATTGGGGTTTGAGAGCGTTTCGTTTGACGAAGGGATATGTGGAGATGGTTGCAGAGCGATCGCTCCCCAGAGGCTACCAACTAGGTTACACTAACGAAATAGAAGATGGTATGAGTGGCGGGCCTGTATTGAATAATAAAGGTGAGTTGGTGGGAATTAACGGGCGATTGAAATTTCCCCCACAAGGCATTCAAGCTTACAGATTTGCTGATGGAAGCGCACCATCTCAAGCACTGTTCAAGCAAATGGAAGCATTAAGCTGGGCTATTCCGATCGCCACTTTTCAGCAAAGGTTTAGATAA